A segment of the Sphingomonas kaistensis genome:
CTCGACGACGCGCGAATCGCGGGTCAGGAAACCGGCCCGCTTTACCGTGGTGCGCAGGATCGGCTCGTAGCGCGACAGCGCCTGGGCGATGCCGTGCAGCACCGCGCCGGCCTGGCCCGACAGACCGCCGCCCTTGACGGTGGCGATGATGTCATACTGGCCGGCACGATCGGTGATCCCGAACGGCTGGTTGATGACCAGACGCAGGGTCGGACGCGCGAAATAGACTTCCTGGTCGCGGCCGTTGACGACGATCTTGCCCGAACCCGGCTTCAGCCAGACCCGCGCAACGGCGTCCTTGCGGCGGCCGGTCGCATAGGCGCGGCCATACTTGTCGAGCTGCTGCTCGCGCAGCGGGGCGTCGGACACGGCCGGCACGAACGGCTGCGGCTCGTCATTCGCTTCCGGGGCAGCGGCTTCGGCGCCTTCGGTGCCGGCGTTCTCGGCCGGAGCAGCGCTCTCGGCTTCCGGAGCCGGCTGGCTGGTCAGCGCAGCGAGATCGGAGAGGGACTTCTTGTCGGCCATGTTATGCGCCCACCTTGTTCTTGCGGTTCATCGACGCGACGTCGAGCGTCTGCGGGTCCTGGCCGGCATGGGGATGCTCGGTCCCGTTGTAGAGGTGCAGGGCACGCATCTGGTCGCGGCCGAGCGGACCGCGCGGAATCATCCGCTCGACGGCCTTTTCGAGGACGCGCTCGGGGAAACGACCTTCGAGCACCTTGGCCGCAGTGGTCTCCTTGAGGCCGCCCGCATAACCGGTGTGCTTATAGTAGATCTTCTGCTGCAGCTTGCGGCCGGTGAAGCGCACCTTGTCAGCGTTGATGACGACGACATGATCGCCGCAATCGACGTGCGGGGTGAAGCTCGGCTTGTGCTTGCCGCGCAGGATGTTGGCGATCAGCGTGGCCACGCGGCCAACGACCAGACCTTCGGCATCAATCAGATGCCACTTCTTCTCGACCTCAGCCGGCTTCGCCGACTTGGTGGTCTTCATCAGCGCCTTCATGGCTGAAAACCCTTTTTCAAACAGGAAAACGCCACCCGTCCGGGCAGCGCTTGTGCGGGCCTAATCGCGTCGAGGGGGCCGAAAGTCAAGCAAAACGGCGGCTTTTCGGGCGGGTAAAATGTTACCCTATGCCTGGAGCACGCTTCGCGCGACCCACTTTTCATAGCCGTCCAGCGCGCGATCGACCGGCCAGACGGTGATCGCCGGGACATCATAGCTGTGGAGCAGGGTCAGGCGCTCGACCAGCCGGTTGGCCACGTCGTCGGTGGTCTTGAACAGGGCAGGGACCTCGCGCGCCTCCTCGACCCGGCCGTCCCATCGGTAGAAGGACCGGCACGGCGCCATGATGTTGACGCAGGCGGCGAGGCTTTCCTCGACCACCAGCCGTCCGATCCGGCGCGCCTCTTCATCGTCGGCGAACACGCAATAGACGGTGGCGATGCTCATCGTGCCTCTGCCTCGCTTGGGACCAGCGGAAAGTTGGGTTCATCCTCGAAGCCCCTGGTGCCGGGCAGGGTCGAGGCAGT
Coding sequences within it:
- the rpsI gene encoding 30S ribosomal protein S9, which encodes MADKKSLSDLAALTSQPAPEAESAAPAENAGTEGAEAAAPEANDEPQPFVPAVSDAPLREQQLDKYGRAYATGRRKDAVARVWLKPGSGKIVVNGRDQEVYFARPTLRLVINQPFGITDRAGQYDIIATVKGGGLSGQAGAVLHGIAQALSRYEPILRTTVKRAGFLTRDSRVVERKKYGKAKARRSFQFSKR
- the cutA gene encoding divalent-cation tolerance protein CutA — its product is MSIATVYCVFADDEEARRIGRLVVEESLAACVNIMAPCRSFYRWDGRVEEAREVPALFKTTDDVANRLVERLTLLHSYDVPAITVWPVDRALDGYEKWVARSVLQA
- the rplM gene encoding 50S ribosomal protein L13; protein product: MKALMKTTKSAKPAEVEKKWHLIDAEGLVVGRVATLIANILRGKHKPSFTPHVDCGDHVVVINADKVRFTGRKLQQKIYYKHTGYAGGLKETTAAKVLEGRFPERVLEKAVERMIPRGPLGRDQMRALHLYNGTEHPHAGQDPQTLDVASMNRKNKVGA